Within the Desulfovibrio aminophilus DSM 12254 genome, the region GCGCGGTGTAGAGCCCGCTGAACATGGCCGCGTAGGCCAGGGGGAAGGCCGCGAAGGTCACGCCTCCGGCCGAGATGAGCCAGACCTCGTTGCCGTCCCAGAAGGGACCGGCGGCATTGTAGATGACCCGCTTTTCATACTCGTCGCGGGCCAGGAAGGGCTTGAGCATGCCCATGCCCAGATCGAATCCGTCCAGGGCGAAGTAGACCGCCCAAAGCACGCCCCAGAGAAGGAACCAGATGGTCTCCAACATGATGTCGCTCCTTTCCTTGTCCTTGGGCGGCTAGTGCGCCGCGTCCGGCCCCTGCTTCACGGCCCGGCCCGCCAGGAAGAACCCGGCCGCGCCCAGCAGCGAGTAGAGAACGATGATGGCCGCCAGGGTGAACCCCACCTGTCCGCCCGAGATGGGCGAGACCGCATCCGAGGTCCGCATGAGGCCGTGGACGATCCACGGCTGGCGGCCCACCTCGGCCACGATCCAGCCCGCCTGGAGGCCCAGGTAGGGCAAGGGGATGGCCCAGGGCAGGAGCTTCAGGAACCAGGGGTACTTGCCGATGTCGCGGCGCTTGATCCAGGCGAAGAGAGCGATGAGCGGCATGATCGTGCCGATGCCGACCATGGCCCGGAAGGCCCAGAAGGTGATGACCACCGGCGGCCGGTCCGCGGCCGGGACGTCGTTCAAGCCCTTCACCACGGCGTCCGGGTCGTTGTAGGCCAGGATGCTCAGCAGCGAGGGCACGGGCAGGGCCTCCAGCACGTTGCCGTTCTCCCCGGGGATCTGCAGGAGGTACATGGGCGCGTTGGCCCGGGTCTCCCAGTGGGACTCCATGGCCGCCAGCTTGACCGGCTGGATGCGGGCCACCTCGTTGCCGTGGAAGTGTCCCTGAACGGCCACCAGGATGCTGGCGACCAGGGCCACGCCCGCTCCGATGCGCAGGGAGGCGTTGAAGAATTCCTCGTGGGATTTGCGGGCCAGGTGCCAGGCCGAGATGCCCAGGACGAAGAACCCGGCCACGCAGAAGGCTCCCAGGATGGTGTGCGCGAACTGCTGCCAGGCGAAGGGGTTCAGGACCACGGCCATGAAGTCGTTCAGCTCGGCGCGGCCGTTGCGGATCACGTAACCCAGCGGGTTCTGCATGAAGCCGTTGGCGATGAGGATCCAGACCGCGGAGAGGTTGCCCGCCCCGGCCACGAGCCAGGCGACGGTGGCGTGGGCCTTGGGCGAGAGCTTCTTCCAGCCGAAGACCCAGACCCCGATGAAGGTGGACTCCAGGAAGAATGCCGCCGTGGCCTCGATGGCCAGCAGCGAGCCGAAGATGTCGCCCACATAGGCCGAGTAGCGCGACCAGTTGGTGCCGAACTGGAACTCCAGGGTGATGCCCGTGACCACGCCCAGAACGAAGTTGATCAGGAACAGCTTGCCCCAGAACTTGGCCATGCGCAGGTAGAGTTCCTTGCCCGTGCGCACGTAGGCCGTCTCCATGCCCGCGATGAGGACCGAGAGCCCCAGCGTGAGCGGCACGAAGATGAAGTGAAACATGGTGGCGGCGGCGAATTGCAGCCGCGAAAGCAGAATCGCGTCCATACTACCTCTCCCTGTTTCTCCTTTCAGCGCTCGTCAACCGTCGATTTCGGGCCACTGTAGCCAAAGCGCCCCCGGTCCACAAGTAGGAATAGGAACTATTTTTATTTTTTCTTCGGAACGGGCCTCGAACACGGCGGTTCACGGGGAATTGCAAGTCACCATACTATAGATTAAGGATTTCGAAAACCGGGGAACGTATGTTCAAGTGGAACCCATGGGCCGACCTGGAGGCCATGCGCGCGTACATGGACCGCCTCTGGAGCGCGTCCGGGACCGACGAGCTCGGGGGGTGCCTCTGGTCCCCGGCCGCCGACGTGCTGGAGACGCCCTCGGCCTACGTGCTGCGCGTGGAGCTGCCCGGCGTTCCCTTGGAGAACGTGGTCCTGGAGGCCGTGGGCCGCGAACTGCGCATCAGCGGCAGGCGTCCCTCGGAACGCGACTTCCCGGGCACGGTGTTTCAGGCCGTGGAGCGGCCCCAGGGCCCCTTCGCCCGGGCTTTCGCCCTGCCCGCCGACGCCGACGCCGAAGCCGTCACCGCCGCGCTCAAGGACGGACTCCTGACCGTGACCATTCCTCGAAAGGCCCCGGCCGAGCCGGGCCCGCTCAGGGGCTAGGTCCCCGGCTTGACTTGCCCGGCGTTCCCCCTTAATACACAATCCCTTTATCCGCGCTCCCCAGGGGAGCGCCCAGGAACCGCATCCATCCGCCGCGCGGAGGAAGACGTTTGTTCGACAGCCTCACAGACCGCCTGAGCCAGGCGTTCAAGAAGATCCGGGGACAGGCCCGGCTGGACGAGTCCAACATCCAGGATGGCCTGCGCGAGGTGCGCCTGGCGCTCCTGGAGGCCGACGTCAACTTCAAGGTCGTCAAGGACTTCGTCGACCGGGTCAAGGAACGCGCCCTGGGCCAGGACGTGCTCAAGAGCCTGACCCCCGGCCAGCAGGTGGTCAAGATCGTCCACGAGGGCCTGGTGGAACTCTTGGGCGGCGAGCAGACCGGCATCCAGACCGCCGGGGTCAAGCCCCTGGTGATCATGGTCGTGGGCCTGCAGGGCTCGGGCAAGACCACCTCGGCGGCCAAGCTTTCGGTCTGGCTGCGCAAGCAGAAGCTCGTGCCCTACCTCGTCCCGGCCGACGTCTACCGCCCCGCGGCCATCGACCAGTTGCAGACCCTGGCCAAGCAGATCGGCGTGCCCGCCTATCCGAGCGAGCCGGGCATGAACCCGGTGGACATCTGCCGCGACGCGCTCGTCAAGGCCGCCGAGGCGGGCTGCAACGCCGTGCTCCTGGACACCGCCGGACGCCTGCACATCGACGAGCCCCTCATGGAGGAGCTGTCGGCCATCAAGGCCGCCTGCAGGCCGCGCGAGATCCTCTTCGTGGCCGACGCCATGACCGGCCAGGACGCCGTGACCGTGGCCCAGAGCTTCAACGAGCGCCTGGACGTCAGCGGCGTGATCCTGACCAAGATGGACGGCGACGCCCGCGGCGGCGCGGCCCTGTCCATCAAGAGCGTCACCGGCAAGCCGGTGAAGTTCGTAGGCGTGGGCGAAAAGATTTCCGACCTGGAACTGTTCCATCCCGACCGGGCGGCCTCGCGCATCCTGGGCATGGGCGACATGCTCACGCTCATCGAGAAGGCCCAGGGCGAGTTCGACGCCGAGGAGTCCCAGCGCATGGCCGAAAAGATGGCCAAGGCGCAGTTCGACTTCGAGGACTTCCGCGAGCAGATGCGCAAGATCAAGAAGCTCGGCTCCCTGGAGGGCCTGCTCAAGCTCATTCCGGGCATGGGCGGCGTGGTTCAGAAGCTGGCCGAGGCCAAGGACCACGAAAAGGATCTGGCGCGCACCGAGGCGATCATCAGCTCCATGACCATGAAGGAGCGGCGCCAGCCCAAGCTGCTGAACCCGAGCCGCAAGGAGCGCATCGCCCGGGGCTCGGGCGTGACGGTGGCCGAGGTCAACGCCCTGGTCAAGAATTTCGAGCAGATGAGCAAGATGATGAGTCAGGTCATGGGCGGCAAGAAGGGCAAGGGCATGCCCAAGATGCCCAAGGGCATGAAGATGCCCGCCGGAATGCCCGCCATGCCGGGCGGCATGCCGGGAATGCCCGGCGCTCCGGGGATGCCCGGGGGCATGCCGGGAATGCCCGGCGAGGGCGGCGAGGGTGGACCGCGAAAACTCTCCAAAAAGACCCTGGCCGAACGCAAGAAGAAGAAACTCAAGAAGAAACAGCGCCAAAAGCGCTGATTCCCAAGGCGAGAAGCGTCTTGCCTTTTTTGGAAAGAAGCCGTAATCAACTCAAATATGGGGGAAAAGACAGTATGGCCATGAAGATTCGCCTGACCCGCATGGGCTCCAAGAAGCGTCCGTTCTACCGCATCGTGGCTCTCGACAGCGCCACCCGCCGCGACGGCCGCGCCCTGGAGTACATCGGCCACTACAATCCCATGGTGGAGCCCGCCGAGATCGTCGTGGACGCCGCGCGCCTGGACTACTGGGCCAAGCAGGGCGCCACCTGTTCCGATTCCGTGCGCACGCTCCTGAAGAAAGTCCAGAAGTAGCCGGGCCCCGACGCTCCGGGCCCGGCTCGGTTCATACGGCAGGCGCGGCCCTCGCGGGTCCGCGCGCGGGCACTCAAGCGGAGGTGAAGCTCATGCTCAGGGAAATGATCGAATTCATCGCCAAGTCCCTCGTGGATCACCCGGAACAGGTCCAGGTTTCGGAAGTGGAAGGCGAGCAGACCTCCGTGATCGAGCTGAAGGTGGCCAAGGAAGACCTGGGCAAGGTCATCGGCAAGCAGGGCCGCACGGCCCGCGCCATGCGCACCCTGCTGGGAGCCGCTTCTTCCAAGGCCCGGAAACGCTCGGTTCTGGAAATCCTGGAATAGCGACCCATGCCCGCTCAAGCCCCCGGCGACCGCCTCGTGGCCGTGGGGGTGGTCGTCAAGCCCCACGGAGTCCGGGGGGAGTTCTGCATTGATTTCCATGCGGACTCCCCTTTCCTCTTCGAGGACGCGGGGCGGGTGTTCCTGCGCCGCCCCGGCGGCCGCGCCAGGGAATACGCCGTCACCGGCTCCCGGCCCCACCAGGGCCGGATGCTCCTGACCCTGAAAGGCGTTTCCGACCGCGATGCGGCCGATGCCCTGCGAGGTCTGGAGGTGGCCGTGGCGGCCGCCGATCTCCCTGATCCCGACGAGGACGAGATATACCTCCACGAGCTGGAGGGTCTGGTCGTGCGCCTGAGCGACGGCCGGGAACTGGGCGTTCTGGAGGGCTTCCTCTTCGCCGGAGGGCAGGAGACCTGGGTCATCCGCGACCCGAAGGGCCGCGAGATCCTCCTGCCCGCCACGCCGGAATTCGTCCTGGACATCGACCTGGACGCCCGCGTCGCGATGGTGGAGCCGCCCGAAGGCCTCCTGGACCTCTATCTCAAGGACCAAGCGTGAAGACTCTCGCCGCGCTCCTGCTCACGCTGCTCCTGCTGCCGGCCGTCCCGGTCCGGGCCGAAAAACCCGTGCTGCGCATGGTCTACGCCGAGGGCTTCGCGCCCTTCTCCTGGACCAGCCAGGGCCGGGTCACCGGCATCCTGCCGGACATCATGGACGAGGCCGCCCGGCGCATGGGCGTCACGGTCAGCCATCAGGCCCGGCCCGGCGACGAGGTCATGACCGCGGTCAAGGGCCTGGGGGCCGACGGCTTCCTCTCCGTCCCGTCCAGGGACTACGACGCCTTCGCCGCGCGGGGCGAGAAGCCCGTGCTGACCACCTCCATCGGACTCTTCGTGAGCCTGAGCTACGAACCCCTGATCCAGCGGTTGCGTCTTGTGCGCGACCCGGCCGAACTCAAGGGCCTCAAGCTCTGCGCATCGCGCTACGACTCCTGGTCCCAGGCCAGGCTGGCGGACCTCGACCTGACCCTTTACCCCAACCTGGCCGAGGCCCTGTCGGCCCTGGCCCGGGGCGACGCCCAGGTCATGGCCCAGGTGCCCGAGGTGGTGGAGTTCCAGACCGCCCGCCTGGGTCTTTCGGCCCAGGTGCTGCGCGTGCCCGGTGTTTTCCTGAACGAGATTTCCCTCTTCCTGCACCTGAACCGGCACGGAGCCGCGGCCGCGCTCATGCCCGCCTTCGACAAGGCCCTGGCGGACATGCGCGCCGACGGAACCCTGGTGGCCATCCTCACCCGCCCGCGCTGACCGGAGCCCTTGCCGTGCGCTTTCATCTCGTGACCCTCTTCCCGGAGTTCTTCGACTCCCCCCTGTCCGCCGGGCTCATGGGCAAGGCCCGCGAGGCGGGCATCGTGGATTTCGAGACAGTCAACCCGCGCGACTTCGCCCAGAACAAGCACCATCACGTGGACGACCGGCCCTACGGCGGCGGCCCGGGCATGGTCATGCAGGCCGATCCCCTGGCCCGGGCCCTCCGGAGCATCGAGAATCCCGGGCGCATCCTTCTGCTCACCCCGCGCGGCCGCCCGCTGTCCCAGGCCCTGGCCCGGGAGCTGGCCGCCGAGGGCGGCGACCTGACGCTCATCTGCG harbors:
- a CDS encoding cytochrome ubiquinol oxidase subunit I, which translates into the protein MDAILLSRLQFAAATMFHFIFVPLTLGLSVLIAGMETAYVRTGKELYLRMAKFWGKLFLINFVLGVVTGITLEFQFGTNWSRYSAYVGDIFGSLLAIEATAAFFLESTFIGVWVFGWKKLSPKAHATVAWLVAGAGNLSAVWILIANGFMQNPLGYVIRNGRAELNDFMAVVLNPFAWQQFAHTILGAFCVAGFFVLGISAWHLARKSHEEFFNASLRIGAGVALVASILVAVQGHFHGNEVARIQPVKLAAMESHWETRANAPMYLLQIPGENGNVLEALPVPSLLSILAYNDPDAVVKGLNDVPAADRPPVVITFWAFRAMVGIGTIMPLIALFAWIKRRDIGKYPWFLKLLPWAIPLPYLGLQAGWIVAEVGRQPWIVHGLMRTSDAVSPISGGQVGFTLAAIIVLYSLLGAAGFFLAGRAVKQGPDAAH
- a CDS encoding substrate-binding periplasmic protein, which codes for MKTLAALLLTLLLLPAVPVRAEKPVLRMVYAEGFAPFSWTSQGRVTGILPDIMDEAARRMGVTVSHQARPGDEVMTAVKGLGADGFLSVPSRDYDAFAARGEKPVLTTSIGLFVSLSYEPLIQRLRLVRDPAELKGLKLCASRYDSWSQARLADLDLTLYPNLAEALSALARGDAQVMAQVPEVVEFQTARLGLSAQVLRVPGVFLNEISLFLHLNRHGAAAALMPAFDKALADMRADGTLVAILTRPR
- the rimM gene encoding ribosome maturation factor RimM (Essential for efficient processing of 16S rRNA), with protein sequence MPAQAPGDRLVAVGVVVKPHGVRGEFCIDFHADSPFLFEDAGRVFLRRPGGRAREYAVTGSRPHQGRMLLTLKGVSDRDAADALRGLEVAVAAADLPDPDEDEIYLHELEGLVVRLSDGRELGVLEGFLFAGGQETWVIRDPKGREILLPATPEFVLDIDLDARVAMVEPPEGLLDLYLKDQA
- a CDS encoding Hsp20/alpha crystallin family protein; translated protein: MFKWNPWADLEAMRAYMDRLWSASGTDELGGCLWSPAADVLETPSAYVLRVELPGVPLENVVLEAVGRELRISGRRPSERDFPGTVFQAVERPQGPFARAFALPADADAEAVTAALKDGLLTVTIPRKAPAEPGPLRG
- the ffh gene encoding signal recognition particle protein; amino-acid sequence: MFDSLTDRLSQAFKKIRGQARLDESNIQDGLREVRLALLEADVNFKVVKDFVDRVKERALGQDVLKSLTPGQQVVKIVHEGLVELLGGEQTGIQTAGVKPLVIMVVGLQGSGKTTSAAKLSVWLRKQKLVPYLVPADVYRPAAIDQLQTLAKQIGVPAYPSEPGMNPVDICRDALVKAAEAGCNAVLLDTAGRLHIDEPLMEELSAIKAACRPREILFVADAMTGQDAVTVAQSFNERLDVSGVILTKMDGDARGGAALSIKSVTGKPVKFVGVGEKISDLELFHPDRAASRILGMGDMLTLIEKAQGEFDAEESQRMAEKMAKAQFDFEDFREQMRKIKKLGSLEGLLKLIPGMGGVVQKLAEAKDHEKDLARTEAIISSMTMKERRQPKLLNPSRKERIARGSGVTVAEVNALVKNFEQMSKMMSQVMGGKKGKGMPKMPKGMKMPAGMPAMPGGMPGMPGAPGMPGGMPGMPGEGGEGGPRKLSKKTLAERKKKKLKKKQRQKR
- the rpsP gene encoding 30S ribosomal protein S16, with protein sequence MAMKIRLTRMGSKKRPFYRIVALDSATRRDGRALEYIGHYNPMVEPAEIVVDAARLDYWAKQGATCSDSVRTLLKKVQK
- a CDS encoding KH domain-containing protein, translating into MLREMIEFIAKSLVDHPEQVQVSEVEGEQTSVIELKVAKEDLGKVIGKQGRTARAMRTLLGAASSKARKRSVLEILE